From Medicago truncatula cultivar Jemalong A17 chromosome 7, MtrunA17r5.0-ANR, whole genome shotgun sequence, a single genomic window includes:
- the LOC25498693 gene encoding uncharacterized protein, translated as MASIQTESVEQVDNVRLRILVDKEKNKVVYAEAGKDFVDALFSFLTLPLGTIARFVAKDSNIEAVKFGSISSLYQSVSNLDQQYLSSLTCKEMLLQPRNSMEDYCRQLKLNIDDTERLQYFVCENWDCRRKENATFIISDDLCVMPNVFGASLNLLQKLGVETIDAIEEQAVDINKKEVVDLLKLSLISKTPLTDFFLRKSQSVDNLNLRNNIEFLIGDLPSDEDRQMSVKVTLRKTNEQILFVEAGDDFIDFVFSFLTFPLGGVLHMLQGFSSLSSIDNLYKSFSDLSPDIYLMSEGLKDKLCKPLIAPQFELKNPILPIGAAFLPVNYCHTYYDYTRMRYTDLTKEMVYSNYNRIHEEKHVPFKVVDPKSSNAKSSYAKGPSMYMVTDDLCVSPMSSISTMSLLKRSKVPLSDLEERVIKIGVKEGLSILKASLTSASALTNGLNQLIRTVKDIQVSTSAFSAPEDGAGPESNFEALGINNASSLSVQLPDCSSGTQVLQVPTATLVEELPLPPKIQEKENKTPALALRRSTRKRKASDNA; from the exons ATGGCTTCCATTCAAACTGAATCAGTTGAACAAGTTGATAATGTTCGCCTGAGAATTTTGGTGGACAAAGAAAAGAACAAAGTTGTGTATGCTGAGGCTGGGAAGGATTTCGTTGATGCTCTCTTCAGCTTCTTAACATTGCCTTTAGGGACTATTGCAAGATTTGTGGCTAAGGACTCAAATATTGAAGCAGTGAAATTTGGCAGCATTAGCTCATTGTATCAAAGTGTGTCAAATCTTGATCAACAATATTTGTCCTCACTTACTTGCAAGGAAATGCTACTGCAACCAAGAAACTCGATGGAAGATTACTGCCGACAGCTGAAACTGAATATAGACGACACTGAACGCTTGCAGTACTTTGTGTGCGAGAACTGGGATTGTAGAAGAAAG GAAAATGCTACTTTTATCATTTCTGATGATCTTTGTGTTATGCCTAATGTTTTTGGAGCAAGTTTAAATCTACTTCAAAAGCTTGGAGTCGAGACTATTGATGCTATTGAGGAACAAGCTGTTGACATCAACAAGAAAGAG GTAGTTGATCTTCTCAAGTTATCATTAATCTCAAAGACCCCTTTGAccgatttttttttacgaaagaGCCAATCTGTTGATAATTTGAATCTAAGAAACAATATTGAGTTTCTGATTGGAGACCTACCATCCGATGAGGATAGACAAATGTCTGTGAAAGTGAcattaagaaaaacaaatgaaCAAATTCTGTTTGTTGAAGCAGGAGATGATTTTATTGactttgtttttagttttctaACATTTCCCTTAGGAGGAGTGTTGCATATGCTTCAAGGATTTTCGTCTTTAAGCAGCATTGATAACTTGTACAAGAGCTTTTCTGATTTGAGTCCGGACATATATTTAATGTCAGAGGGACTCAAGGACAAACTATGTAAGCCTCTCATTGCCCCACAATTTGAACTCAAGAACCCGATATTACCAATTGGCGCTGCTTTCTTACCTGTGAATTATTGTCATACTTACTATGATTACACAAGAATGAGGTATACCGACCTTACAAAAGAAATGGTGTATTCTAACTATAATAGAATTCATGAAGAAAAGCATGTACCATTTAAAGTGGTTGATCCCAAGTCTTCTAATGCAAAATCATCATATGCCAAAGGACCATCAATGTATATGGTGACAGACGACTTGTGTGTGAGTCCAATGTCGTCCATTTCTACTATGTCACTTCTAAAAAGATCAAAAGTCCCACTATCTGATTTGGAGGAAAGAGTTATCAAAATTGGTGTCAAGGAG GGTCTCAGCATACTTAAAGCTTCACTGACCTCAGCTTCTGCTTTGACAAATGGTCTCAACCAACTTATAAGAACTGTTAAG GACATACAGGTCTCAACTTCTGCCTTTTCTGCTCCTGAAGATGGGGCTGGACCAGAATCTAACTTTGAGGCATTAGGCATAAATAATGCTTCAAGTTTGAGCGTTCAGCTTCCAGATTGTTCGAGTGGTACTCAAGTTTTGCAAGTTCCAACAGCCACTTTGGTGGAAGAATTGCCCCTGCCCCCTAAAATACAG
- the LOC25498694 gene encoding uncharacterized protein, with translation MVDGKRNKVVYAEAGKDFVDALFSFLTLPLGTIARLAAKQSNIGAVTVGSLSSLHQSVADLDEQYLWTHACKEMLLKPRNSMEVYSQNMKLNIDDTEPMNYFLCQNRSCYCSSISGFLSTFRNQNCSCGRVMDRVVIPGSGLIQENGYVKETATFIICDDLYVMPNVLDLLKLSILSNTPSTDFIFGNNNQFLHSNLRHQSEFVIGDVSPYEFRQMSVKVLVRRSTREVLYAEAEEDFADFLLSFLTFPLGGVLHMLQGFSSISCIDNLYTSMTALSSDRYLMSQDLKNKLVKPLCAAQFELRNQILPISAVSLPLYYCHTYQLNGVHGLRGPVPGTLTSTPKYMNDCITQQNTQLSFVDPKFCMSKSSNSGEYARGPSMFMVTDDLAVTPMSSVTALSYLISSNVPLSDLEEMVIRIGVTEGLSILKASLISTNGLSQIIRTNLVEL, from the exons ATGGTGGACGGAAAAAGGAACAAAGTTGTGTATGCTGAGGCAGGCAAGGATTTTGTCGATGCTCTCTTCAGTTTCTTAACATTGCCTTTAGGAACTATTGCAAGACTTGCGGCTAAGCAGTCGAATATCGGAGCTGTAACAGTTGGAAGCCTGAGTTCACTGCATCAAAGTGTAGCAGATCTTGATGAACAATATCTCTGGACGCATGCCTGCAAGGAAATGCTACTCAAGCCAAGGAACTCCATGGAAGTTTATTCCCAGAATATGAAATTGAACATTGACGATACTGAACCAATGAATTATTTCCTCTGTCAGAATCGGTCTTGTTACTGTAGTAGTATAAGTGGCTTTTTGAGCACTTTTAGGAATCAAAATTGCTCTTGTGGAAGAGTAATGGACAGAGTAGTAATCCCGGGTTCTGGTTTGATTCAAGAAAACGGATATGTCAAGGAAACGGCTACATTTATCATTTGTGATGATCTTTATGTCATGCCTAAC GTACTTGATCTTCTCAAGTTGTCAATTCTCTCAAATACTCCTTCAACTGATTTTATATTTGGGAATAATAATCAATTCCTTCATAGTAACCTAAGACACCAATCTGAATTTGTGATTGGAGATGTATCACCCTATGAATTTAGACAAATGTCTGTGAAAGTACTGGTGAGAAGATCAACAAGAGAGGTTTTGTATGCTGAAGCTGAGGAAGATTTTGCGGACTTTCTTTTGAGTTTTCTCACTTTCCCCTTAGGAGGAGTGTTGCATATGCTTCAAGGATTTTCTTCTATAAGCTGCATTGATAATTTATACACCAGCATGACTGCTTTGAGTTCAGATAGGTATTTGATGTCACAGGACCTTAAAAACAAACTAGTGAAGCCTCTTTGTGCCGCACAATTTGAGCTCAGGAACCAGATATTACCAATATCTGCAGTTTCCTTACCTTTATATTATTGTCATACTTACCAATTGAATGGTGTGCATGGGTTAAGGGGGCCTGTCCCCGGCACTCTTACTTCTACACCAAAGTATATGAATGATTGTATCACTCAACAAAATACACAATTGTCATTTGTTGATCCTAAGTTTTGTATgtcaaaatcatcaaattctggAGAATATGCTAGAGGGCCATCAATGTTCATGGTGACAGACGACTTGGCAGTGACTCCAATGTCTTCTGTAACTGCTCTTTCATATCTAATTAGCTCAAACGTCCCTCTATCTGACTTAGAGGAAATGGTCATCAGAATTGGTGTAACGGAG GGTCTCAGCATACTAAAAGCTTCTTTGATCTCAACAAATGGTCTCAGCCAGATTATAAGAACTAATCTTGTAGAATTGTAA